Proteins encoded together in one Phycisphaerae bacterium window:
- a CDS encoding PAS domain-containing protein yields the protein MSPTATSPAAPVGRLDPAYLESMFLSAGFAIIACRADGEVVAGNAAAMKLFRCGGRPLGGPVSALFPEADRAAVEQMLETVQNTLEAIELRTHLGGSEADPLEYAVWFTPVLEADGTLRGVSLWFRDITERVRLRRTLKERERLASLGSLSRGVAHHYNNLLCCIATSVEYAINMNTTSAMRRALQRTADAVSRAAHITRQLLAFAQADHREGDLADLTEAVLFYCDENEERLGRLHIKLVVDWQVIPTVTVRRDQVLLILNNIVENAVEAMPSGGTLTVTLARRDDNSVSLSLADTGPGIDPRHMERVFEPFFTTKGELGAGTGRNAGMGLAVVHGLVGEMHGTISASNIPGGGARFDIVLPIRREG from the coding sequence ATGTCGCCTACCGCAACTAGCCCGGCAGCGCCCGTGGGACGGCTCGACCCGGCCTACCTGGAGAGCATGTTCCTCAGCGCCGGTTTCGCGATCATCGCCTGCCGCGCCGATGGCGAGGTCGTAGCCGGCAATGCGGCGGCGATGAAGCTGTTCCGTTGCGGCGGGCGGCCGCTGGGGGGACCGGTGAGCGCGCTGTTTCCAGAGGCGGATCGCGCCGCGGTCGAACAGATGCTGGAGACCGTGCAGAACACGCTGGAAGCCATCGAGCTGCGGACGCATCTGGGCGGCTCGGAGGCGGACCCGCTCGAATACGCGGTGTGGTTTACACCGGTGCTGGAGGCGGACGGCACGCTGCGCGGCGTGTCGCTGTGGTTCCGGGACATCACGGAGCGCGTGCGCCTGCGCCGGACATTGAAGGAGCGCGAGCGCCTGGCGTCGCTCGGCTCGCTGTCACGGGGGGTGGCTCATCATTACAACAACCTGCTGTGCTGCATCGCGACCAGCGTCGAATACGCCATCAACATGAACACGACGTCGGCGATGCGGCGCGCGTTGCAGCGCACCGCGGACGCCGTGTCGCGGGCGGCGCACATCACGCGGCAACTGCTGGCGTTTGCGCAGGCGGATCATCGCGAGGGTGATCTCGCCGATCTCACCGAGGCGGTGCTGTTCTACTGCGACGAGAACGAGGAGCGGCTCGGGCGGTTGCACATCAAGCTGGTGGTCGACTGGCAGGTGATTCCGACCGTGACGGTGCGGCGCGACCAGGTGCTGCTCATCCTGAACAACATCGTCGAGAACGCGGTCGAGGCAATGCCGAGCGGGGGCACGCTGACAGTGACGCTGGCCCGGCGCGATGACAACAGCGTCTCGCTGAGCCTGGCGGACACGGGGCCGGGGATCGATCCGCGGCATATGGAGCGAGTCTTCGAGCCGTTCTTCACGACCAAGGGCGAGCTCGGGGCGGGCACGGGGCGCAACGCCGGGATGGGACTCGCGGTTGTGCACGGCTTGGTCGGGGAAATGCACGGGACAATCAGCGCATCCAACATCCCCGGCGGCGGCGCGCGGTTCGACATCGTGCTGCCGATTCGCCGGGAAGGGTAG
- a CDS encoding undecaprenyl/decaprenyl-phosphate alpha-N-acetylglucosaminyl 1-phosphate transferase, whose translation MSRVALLAVLAGATLAVLVLSAVLTVVARKVALRIGFVDRPGGHKSHKEPTPYAGGCAIFVSVLLALGGALLLAAVVPPAWLEDTFGETLRAYVGGMREKSGQLLAILAGALALHVLGLWDDKHPLPPVRKLLAIIVVALFVAVVGRVRVAEFWGVEASVTLTTVWFIVIVNAFNFLDNMDGLSAGVAAIGLFFFAACGLMAGQVLVPALACVALGAIGGFLIFNFPPARIFMGDAGSLVAGYLLACVSVLTTYFQSGHGAPPYALAMPLVILAIPLYDFSSVVIIRLLEGRNPMKGDQRHFSHRLVERGLSRRFAVLTIYLAAATTGLTATLLPGADLRRTVTLGVIVLMVLAIVAILEAPLRKKP comes from the coding sequence ATGAGTCGCGTCGCGCTGCTCGCGGTGCTCGCCGGCGCCACCCTGGCCGTGCTCGTGTTGTCGGCAGTGCTGACGGTCGTCGCACGGAAGGTGGCGCTGCGCATCGGCTTCGTGGACCGTCCCGGCGGGCACAAGTCGCACAAAGAGCCCACGCCGTACGCCGGCGGCTGCGCGATCTTCGTGTCGGTGCTGCTGGCGCTGGGCGGGGCGCTGCTGCTGGCGGCCGTCGTACCGCCGGCGTGGCTGGAGGACACCTTCGGCGAGACGCTCCGCGCGTACGTGGGCGGCATGCGCGAGAAGAGCGGGCAGTTGCTCGCGATTCTGGCTGGGGCATTGGCGCTGCACGTACTGGGCCTGTGGGACGACAAGCACCCCCTGCCACCGGTGCGGAAGTTGCTGGCGATCATCGTCGTCGCGTTGTTCGTGGCGGTGGTGGGGCGGGTGCGGGTGGCGGAATTCTGGGGCGTCGAGGCCTCGGTGACGCTGACGACGGTGTGGTTCATCGTGATCGTCAACGCGTTCAACTTCCTGGACAACATGGATGGGCTCAGCGCCGGCGTGGCGGCAATCGGGCTCTTCTTCTTCGCGGCGTGCGGATTGATGGCCGGGCAGGTGCTGGTGCCGGCCCTGGCCTGCGTGGCCCTGGGTGCGATCGGCGGCTTCCTGATTTTCAATTTTCCGCCGGCGCGCATCTTCATGGGCGACGCGGGCAGCCTGGTGGCGGGCTACCTGCTGGCGTGCGTGTCGGTGTTGACGACGTACTTTCAGAGCGGCCACGGTGCGCCGCCGTACGCGCTGGCGATGCCGCTCGTGATCCTGGCGATTCCGCTGTATGACTTCTCCAGCGTCGTAATCATCCGGCTGCTCGAGGGGCGCAATCCGATGAAGGGCGATCAGCGGCACTTCTCGCACCGGCTGGTCGAGCGTGGCCTGTCCCGGCGGTTCGCCGTCCTCACGATCTACCTGGCCGCGGCCACCACCGGCCTGACGGCCACGCTGCTGCCGGGGGCGGACCTGCGGCGAACCGTGACCCTGGGCGTCATCGTACTGATGGTGCTGGCGATCGTTGCCATCCTGGAAGCCCCGTTGCGCAAGAAGCCATGA
- a CDS encoding zinc ribbon domain-containing protein yields the protein MPMYEYKCPACGTTFEELVPSEAAGRKVACPKCGQRNVERQLSVFSAHAAPTKCAAGLPAGGCGHCCGSDGGCPMAE from the coding sequence GTGCCGATGTACGAGTACAAGTGTCCGGCGTGCGGGACGACATTCGAGGAGCTGGTGCCCTCGGAGGCCGCCGGGCGCAAGGTCGCCTGCCCGAAGTGCGGCCAACGGAACGTGGAGCGGCAGCTCAGCGTGTTCTCCGCGCACGCCGCCCCGACGAAATGTGCGGCCGGGCTGCCCGCGGGCGGCTGCGGCCACTGCTGTGGCAGCGACGGTGGCTGCCCGATGGCGGAGTGA
- a CDS encoding DUF4416 family protein: protein MSIPRTAQPVKLFAGLLSGDLDLLRRARQLLARRFGPVDLESDIWPFDHTDYYAAEMGPGLQRCFYAFRPLVNPDRLVEIKHETNALELEIAEQCLLSDIPRPVNIDPGYLDLTKLVLATTKDRGHRVYLGHGIYAEVTLQYARNAWQTFPWTYPDYAQPDYHAFFLKLRELYRQQRASAPPAESAATGAA from the coding sequence ATGTCCATTCCGCGCACGGCCCAGCCGGTCAAGCTCTTCGCCGGGCTCCTCAGCGGCGACCTCGACTTGTTGCGCCGGGCGCGGCAGTTGCTGGCCAGGCGTTTCGGGCCGGTCGATCTGGAAAGCGACATTTGGCCGTTTGATCACACGGACTATTACGCCGCGGAGATGGGACCGGGCCTGCAACGGTGCTTTTATGCGTTTAGGCCGCTGGTGAACCCGGACCGGCTGGTGGAGATCAAGCACGAGACCAACGCGCTGGAGCTGGAGATCGCCGAGCAGTGTCTGCTGTCGGATATCCCGCGTCCGGTAAACATTGACCCTGGCTACCTGGACCTGACGAAGCTGGTGCTGGCGACGACGAAGGACCGCGGGCACCGCGTCTACCTTGGGCACGGTATCTACGCGGAGGTCACACTCCAGTATGCCCGCAACGCGTGGCAGACCTTCCCGTGGACGTACCCGGATTACGCCCAGCCGGACTATCACGCATTCTTCCTGAAGCTGCGCGAACTGTATCGGCAACAGCGCGCGTCGGCGCCGCCGGCGGAATCGGCGGCCACGGGGGCCGCATGA
- a CDS encoding rRNA pseudouridine synthase has translation MRLQKFLSDAGVASRRHAEELILDGRVLINDQVVDSLPAFVDPEHDRVVVNGTRVRPRRPDYFMVHKPKGVVCTNTDPAGRTRAVDLLPDLPARLFPVGRLDAETSGLLLMTNDGELAQLLTHPRYGVPKTYEAEIRGRAPADLPARLKTGVFLSEGKALADEVEILHAGQDRSMLRITLRERRNRQIRRMLVRLGHPVRKLKRTQIGPLLLHGLPVGSARRLTAGELAALRAAAAKAAAAAERPPRRRKPKSTTAPSAARGQRGTPRRPEPPAGPSRRLIT, from the coding sequence GTGCGCCTGCAGAAATTCCTTTCCGACGCCGGCGTCGCCTCGCGCCGGCACGCCGAAGAACTGATCCTCGACGGCCGCGTGCTGATCAATGACCAGGTAGTGGACAGTCTGCCGGCCTTCGTCGATCCGGAGCACGACCGCGTGGTCGTGAACGGCACGCGCGTGCGACCGCGCCGCCCCGACTACTTCATGGTGCACAAGCCCAAGGGCGTCGTGTGCACGAACACCGACCCCGCCGGTCGGACCCGCGCCGTCGACCTGCTGCCGGACCTCCCCGCGCGGCTCTTTCCCGTCGGTCGCCTGGATGCGGAAACCAGCGGCCTGCTCCTCATGACCAACGACGGCGAGCTCGCCCAGCTCCTCACGCACCCGCGTTACGGCGTGCCCAAGACGTACGAGGCCGAGATCCGCGGCCGCGCGCCCGCCGATCTGCCGGCCCGCCTGAAGACCGGCGTTTTTCTGTCGGAGGGCAAGGCGCTCGCCGACGAGGTCGAGATTCTGCACGCCGGACAAGACCGCTCCATGCTGCGCATCACGCTGCGCGAGCGCCGCAATCGGCAGATCCGACGCATGCTCGTGCGCCTCGGCCACCCGGTCCGGAAGCTGAAACGCACGCAGATCGGGCCGCTGCTGCTGCACGGGCTGCCGGTGGGCAGCGCGCGCCGCCTCACCGCCGGTGAGCTGGCCGCCCTGCGCGCCGCCGCGGCCAAAGCGGCCGCCGCCGCCGAGCGACCGCCCCGCCGCCGCAAGCCAAAATCGACGACGGCCCCGTCCGCCGCGCGCGGCCAGCGCGGCACGCCGCGCCGACCCGAGCCGCCGGCCGGCCCGTCACGGCGCCTCATCACGTAG
- a CDS encoding TIGR03960 family B12-binding radical SAM protein yields the protein MQQPTLADRVSNELLPHVRQPAQYIGGEVNQLVQPGAWEAAAVRVVIAFPDIYTIGMSHLGCQILYWIANHTPGVCAERVYCPWWDAEELMRRQHLPLFTWDTRQPARSADIFAVSLQYELGFPGVLNLLDLAGIPLRAAERGDDDPLVIAGGPQADNPEPLAEFLDLVVIGDGEQAFAELLAAVREYKAGGLPRRAMIPALARRFAWVYAPNLYEPSYHADGTLAELRPTLPGLPDVIERCHAPDFETAPFPERPLVPWINTVHDRIALEIMRGCPNLCRFCHAGYTKRPLRLRSVARILELAETAYWATGHEEIGLLSLSTADYPQLHALAEQLNARFAPRMTNISFPSLRVDKMLQDIPSMARSVRKGGLTMAVEAASDDLRRAIRKRVTDADLLAGARAAYAAGWSRIKLYFMAGFPNERPEDIDRIYDLSVAVSRERCALGLAPAAVTASVAWLVPKPFTPLQWMAQPPAAYFDSVRRRLQARKHAQRSAVRLAMQPPQRAILEAVLARGDRRIGPAILEAWRRGARLDAWTERFSIERWQNAFATAGVDPAFYAHRERPLTERLPWDHIGQHLSRAYLARGYTELHDQR from the coding sequence ATGCAGCAACCCACACTCGCCGACCGCGTCAGCAACGAGCTTCTGCCGCATGTCCGGCAGCCGGCGCAATACATCGGCGGCGAAGTCAACCAGCTCGTTCAGCCCGGCGCCTGGGAGGCGGCCGCAGTTCGCGTCGTCATCGCCTTCCCCGATATCTACACCATCGGAATGTCCCACCTGGGTTGCCAGATTCTTTACTGGATCGCCAATCACACACCCGGCGTCTGTGCCGAACGCGTTTATTGCCCGTGGTGGGACGCCGAAGAGCTGATGCGCCGCCAACACCTGCCGCTCTTCACCTGGGACACGCGCCAGCCGGCCCGCTCCGCCGACATCTTCGCGGTCTCACTCCAGTACGAGCTGGGCTTCCCCGGCGTGCTGAATCTGCTTGACCTCGCCGGCATCCCGCTGCGCGCAGCCGAGCGCGGCGACGATGATCCGCTCGTCATCGCCGGCGGCCCGCAGGCGGACAACCCGGAGCCGCTGGCCGAGTTTCTCGACTTGGTGGTGATCGGCGACGGCGAGCAGGCGTTCGCGGAACTGCTCGCCGCGGTTCGCGAATACAAGGCCGGCGGCCTGCCGCGCCGGGCGATGATTCCCGCGCTGGCGCGCCGCTTTGCATGGGTTTACGCCCCCAACCTCTACGAGCCCTCGTACCACGCCGACGGCACGCTGGCCGAGCTGCGGCCCACGCTGCCGGGGCTGCCTGACGTCATCGAGCGCTGCCATGCGCCGGACTTCGAGACGGCGCCGTTTCCCGAGCGGCCGCTGGTCCCGTGGATCAACACCGTGCATGACCGCATCGCCCTTGAGATCATGCGCGGCTGTCCGAATCTCTGCCGCTTCTGTCACGCGGGGTATACGAAACGTCCGCTCCGCCTGCGCAGCGTGGCCCGCATTCTGGAACTCGCGGAGACCGCCTACTGGGCCACCGGTCACGAGGAGATCGGCCTGCTCTCACTTTCCACGGCGGACTATCCCCAGCTCCACGCCCTCGCCGAGCAGCTCAACGCCCGGTTCGCGCCCCGCATGACCAACATCAGCTTCCCCTCGCTGCGCGTCGACAAGATGCTCCAGGATATCCCGTCCATGGCCCGCTCGGTCCGCAAGGGCGGCTTGACGATGGCGGTCGAAGCGGCCTCGGACGACCTGCGGCGGGCCATCCGCAAGCGCGTCACCGACGCCGACCTGCTTGCCGGCGCGCGCGCCGCGTACGCCGCCGGGTGGAGCCGCATCAAGCTGTACTTCATGGCCGGCTTTCCCAACGAGCGGCCCGAAGACATCGATCGCATCTACGACTTGAGTGTCGCGGTGAGTCGCGAACGCTGCGCGTTGGGCCTCGCGCCCGCCGCCGTGACGGCGTCCGTCGCCTGGCTCGTACCCAAGCCGTTCACCCCGCTACAGTGGATGGCCCAGCCGCCCGCCGCGTACTTCGACTCCGTCCGGCGGCGCTTGCAGGCCCGCAAGCACGCCCAGCGTTCCGCGGTGCGCCTGGCCATGCAGCCGCCACAACGGGCCATCCTCGAGGCTGTGCTCGCGCGCGGCGATCGGCGAATCGGCCCGGCCATTCTCGAGGCCTGGCGGCGCGGCGCGCGGCTCGATGCCTGGACCGAACGCTTCTCGATCGAGCGCTGGCAGAACGCGTTTGCCACGGCCGGCGTAGACCCCGCCTTCTACGCGCACCGGGAGCGCCCCCTCACGGAGCGCCTGCCGTGGGACCACATCGGGCAGCATCTCAGCCGCGCTTACCTCGCGCGCGGCTACACGGAGTTGCACGACCAGCGCTGA
- a CDS encoding flagellar basal body P-ring protein FlgI, translating into MKEFAMRERELVEHPMRRRGPGAAWWLWALVLLAGCEGFGSRALPPEPAPAPKTAVGEDALRTGMIGAETVVASVDAQPLRGFGLVVGLNGRGSRDCPSVIRDYLVDLLSKELGPSGQGARKQRPSASEMIDSLDTAVVEVTGRVPIGARQGARFDLEVRALPGTSTESLEGGMLLPTAMRFFDRAASGQGLVAGMILADGAGPVFVNPLPDAVDPTPDPRHGYVLGGGRSREERPIRLMLLRPNYQLAQTIQRRVNEAFGHRPAAAQAISAGYLELHTPPALARDPSRFRELVAHLYLDNQPALTAKRLADLNAAALAGADLERVTAAWEGLGRTIVADLQPLYTHQNAALRFAAARTGLRLGDLGALPVLAALAAPGGAELRLPAIRALGDCNSPQVGAHLAPLLNDADEGIRIAAYEALLQRGHPSIQSVTFRHILDQDQINFILDVVDSTGAPLIYVRRTRLPRIAVFGSRAPVTPPVFYVPADESVTIHTVDGADDLRVFAKRRGRMSEQIVLPPRVVDLITSLADLPVRDDANRLRGLGLHYSGVVRILAALNADQAISAPVIMEQFGGAPAPEVTPERPEGERPIGETVQNVRPANEPAASERAESEP; encoded by the coding sequence ATGAAGGAATTCGCAATGCGTGAGCGCGAGTTGGTCGAGCACCCGATGCGACGGCGTGGGCCGGGGGCCGCGTGGTGGCTGTGGGCGCTGGTGCTGCTGGCGGGCTGCGAGGGGTTTGGTTCGCGCGCGTTGCCGCCCGAGCCGGCCCCGGCCCCCAAAACGGCCGTCGGTGAAGACGCGCTGCGAACCGGCATGATCGGGGCCGAAACCGTGGTGGCCAGCGTCGACGCACAACCGCTGCGGGGTTTCGGGCTCGTGGTCGGCCTGAACGGGCGCGGCAGCCGCGATTGCCCGTCCGTGATCCGCGACTATCTCGTCGATCTGCTGTCGAAGGAGCTGGGGCCGTCGGGCCAGGGAGCCCGCAAGCAGCGCCCCTCCGCCAGCGAGATGATCGACTCGCTCGACACGGCGGTGGTGGAGGTCACCGGACGCGTGCCGATCGGGGCGCGCCAGGGGGCGCGTTTCGATCTCGAAGTGCGGGCCTTGCCGGGCACTTCGACCGAGTCCCTGGAGGGCGGGATGCTGCTGCCGACGGCGATGCGCTTCTTCGATCGCGCGGCAAGCGGCCAGGGTCTCGTGGCCGGCATGATCCTCGCCGACGGCGCCGGGCCGGTGTTCGTCAATCCCCTGCCCGACGCGGTCGACCCGACGCCGGACCCGCGGCATGGCTACGTGCTCGGCGGCGGCCGTTCGCGCGAGGAACGTCCGATCCGCCTGATGCTGCTGCGCCCGAATTACCAGCTTGCGCAGACGATTCAGCGGCGCGTGAACGAGGCTTTCGGGCACCGGCCCGCGGCGGCGCAGGCCATCAGCGCCGGCTACCTCGAGCTGCACACGCCACCCGCGCTGGCGCGCGACCCCAGCCGCTTTCGTGAACTGGTGGCCCACCTCTACCTCGACAATCAGCCGGCGCTGACGGCGAAGCGACTCGCCGATCTAAACGCCGCCGCCCTCGCCGGCGCGGACCTCGAGCGCGTCACGGCCGCCTGGGAGGGTCTGGGACGCACGATCGTCGCCGATCTGCAGCCGCTGTACACGCACCAGAACGCGGCGTTGCGCTTCGCCGCCGCGCGCACCGGCCTGCGGCTCGGCGATCTCGGCGCGCTGCCGGTACTCGCCGCGCTCGCGGCGCCCGGGGGGGCGGAGCTGCGTTTGCCGGCCATCCGCGCGCTTGGGGACTGCAACTCGCCGCAAGTGGGCGCGCATCTCGCGCCCCTGCTCAACGACGCGGACGAAGGCATCCGGATCGCCGCGTACGAGGCCCTGCTGCAGCGCGGCCATCCCAGCATTCAGTCCGTCACGTTCCGCCACATCCTCGACCAGGACCAGATCAACTTCATCCTGGACGTCGTGGATTCCACGGGTGCGCCGCTGATCTACGTCCGACGCACGCGGCTGCCCCGCATCGCGGTCTTCGGCAGCCGGGCCCCGGTCACGCCGCCCGTGTTCTACGTGCCTGCGGACGAATCCGTCACGATCCACACCGTGGATGGGGCGGATGATCTGCGGGTCTTCGCGAAGCGGCGGGGCCGGATGTCCGAACAGATCGTGCTGCCCCCGCGCGTGGTCGATCTCATCACGTCGCTCGCCGATCTGCCGGTGCGCGACGACGCGAACCGGCTGCGGGGTCTCGGCCTGCACTACTCGGGCGTCGTGCGGATCCTCGCGGCGCTCAACGCGGACCAGGCCATCTCCGCGCCGGTCATTATGGAGCAGTTCGGCGGGGCCCCGGCCCCCGAGGTCACCCCCGAGCGGCCCGAGGGCGAACGCCCAATTGGCGAGACCGTGCAGAACGTGCGTCCGGCGAATGAGCCCGCCGCAAGCGAGCGCGCGGAGAGCGAGCCGTGA
- the ispD gene encoding 2-C-methyl-D-erythritol 4-phosphate cytidylyltransferase translates to MAKVAVIIPAAGAGQRFGGQVKKPFALLDNRPIFIRALELFINRDDVCQNILTVAPEDYDVVREKYAANIMIMGIKLVKGGAERYESVRAALAAVDPAAELICVHDAVRPCVLEAWIDQVFAEAGKSGAAILAAPLTGTIKRVAESGVVDATVPRTGLYEAQTPQVFRRDLLEKAYADLPPDFHPTDDAEAVERLGHGVTIVPTDRRNLKITQPGDLSLAAVLVKEMGRKAKGPALGAFGEAQW, encoded by the coding sequence ATGGCAAAGGTGGCAGTGATCATACCGGCGGCGGGGGCGGGGCAGCGGTTCGGCGGGCAGGTGAAGAAGCCGTTTGCCCTGCTCGACAACCGGCCAATATTCATCCGGGCGCTCGAGCTGTTCATCAACCGCGACGACGTGTGTCAAAACATCCTCACCGTCGCGCCCGAGGACTACGACGTCGTGAGGGAGAAGTACGCCGCCAACATCATGATCATGGGGATCAAGCTCGTGAAAGGCGGCGCCGAGCGCTACGAGTCGGTGCGGGCAGCGCTCGCGGCGGTGGATCCGGCCGCCGAGCTGATCTGCGTCCATGACGCCGTCCGGCCCTGCGTCCTGGAGGCGTGGATCGATCAGGTCTTCGCGGAAGCTGGCAAGAGCGGGGCGGCCATCCTCGCAGCCCCGCTGACCGGGACCATCAAGCGGGTGGCCGAATCCGGCGTCGTTGACGCGACGGTGCCGCGCACGGGTCTGTACGAGGCCCAGACGCCGCAGGTGTTCCGCCGGGATCTGCTGGAAAAGGCGTATGCCGATCTGCCGCCCGATTTCCATCCCACGGACGACGCGGAGGCCGTGGAGCGGCTCGGGCACGGCGTCACGATTGTCCCGACGGACCGCCGGAACCTGAAAATCACGCAGCCGGGTGATCTGTCGCTGGCGGCGGTGCTCGTCAAGGAAATGGGGCGCAAGGCCAAGGGGCCGGCCCTGGGGGCGTTTGGCGAAGCCCAGTGGTAA
- a CDS encoding O-antigen ligase family protein has translation MKSAARPIAAAVPEPAASWVDRALFWALLALLGARPLLSETFEPLQVSFLTALEVSGGPTPATTAVLDSLLLAAAACALARTRRGWGGAIALGVTLLTMAVIVSSCVAGERTLALLAGADLVALVLGGAALVRLARARWMATLLVAVLLATGITTAIKCVSQALYENPQTRARWETVYKPALLRQGFDPQDPLFINFERRMQAGEAYGFLGHPNITASGLMMWLLATGGVLGGALGRRPLRSVAGPAVASAVLCASVAGALWLTGSRGAAVAAAGGVLLLLCLGMCAAWVARHARAVLLVALAGYAALVGAGVAYGLQRGTLPGASLAFRWYYWTAAARAIQDVPLTGLGRENFAEAYTRYKPAESTEEVRNPHNLWVGLLVELGPLGLVAGIVLCAGVVLASMRALAPPAADQPAAGGVTAGRCVPVVASVLLVQAVASATPFGAPGVALVWGQEIAAVWTLALLVALWLLDVVTRAPNGRAWLVAGLCAALLAALVHGLVDFALLTPAGLAVGVLCAAGAVTLGGARTAAAVPVESARTWRGHVPWLLVGGMTVAHVLFVVCPSVATVSALNALDAALRSGRADAIPAAAARAAAVPGGGSTAARSAARAMLQLSHAAPPEIGRRQEWARQAQEYAQIACARNPRDHTSQAVLAGIHEELGRLYGESGARQGSLDAWSEAAAAWERAVSLYPTSPRLRISAGKAWLAVGRATGTALAAERARGHFREALRIDDLWPSYEVMRLRPAEREATQRLLDEPGPESASDTRPTTANTDPATE, from the coding sequence ATGAAGAGCGCCGCCCGCCCCATCGCGGCCGCCGTCCCGGAACCTGCTGCGTCGTGGGTGGACCGCGCCCTGTTCTGGGCATTGCTGGCGCTACTGGGGGCGCGTCCGCTGCTCAGCGAGACGTTCGAACCCCTCCAGGTCTCGTTTCTGACGGCGCTGGAGGTGAGCGGCGGACCGACACCCGCGACGACCGCGGTGCTAGACAGCCTGCTGCTCGCGGCGGCGGCGTGTGCGCTGGCTCGCACGCGGCGAGGATGGGGCGGGGCCATCGCGCTGGGCGTCACCCTGTTGACGATGGCCGTGATCGTATCGTCGTGTGTGGCGGGCGAGCGGACGCTGGCGCTGCTGGCGGGGGCCGATCTTGTGGCGCTGGTGTTGGGAGGTGCGGCGCTTGTCAGGCTGGCGCGGGCCCGGTGGATGGCGACACTGCTGGTGGCCGTGCTGCTGGCGACGGGGATCACGACGGCCATCAAGTGCGTGAGCCAGGCCCTGTACGAAAACCCGCAGACGCGCGCACGCTGGGAGACCGTCTACAAGCCGGCCCTGCTGCGCCAGGGCTTCGACCCGCAGGATCCGCTGTTCATTAACTTCGAACGCCGGATGCAGGCCGGAGAAGCGTACGGCTTTCTCGGCCATCCGAACATCACCGCCTCGGGCCTCATGATGTGGCTGCTGGCGACCGGCGGGGTGCTGGGCGGCGCGCTGGGGCGGCGGCCGCTGCGCAGCGTGGCGGGCCCGGCCGTGGCGAGCGCAGTGTTGTGCGCGTCAGTTGCCGGCGCGCTGTGGCTGACCGGCAGTCGCGGCGCGGCAGTCGCGGCGGCAGGCGGGGTGCTGCTCCTGCTGTGCCTGGGCATGTGTGCGGCGTGGGTGGCGCGGCACGCGCGGGCCGTATTGCTGGTGGCGCTGGCGGGTTACGCGGCGCTTGTGGGCGCCGGGGTCGCGTACGGGCTCCAGCGTGGCACACTGCCCGGGGCATCGCTCGCGTTTCGCTGGTACTACTGGACGGCTGCGGCCCGGGCGATCCAGGACGTGCCGCTCACCGGACTTGGACGTGAGAATTTCGCGGAGGCTTACACGCGCTACAAGCCCGCTGAAAGCACGGAGGAAGTGCGGAACCCGCACAATCTGTGGGTGGGGCTCTTGGTCGAGCTGGGGCCGCTGGGACTGGTAGCCGGCATCGTCCTGTGTGCCGGCGTGGTGCTCGCGAGTATGCGCGCCCTTGCCCCGCCCGCCGCGGACCAACCCGCGGCGGGCGGCGTGACCGCGGGCCGCTGTGTGCCCGTGGTGGCGAGCGTGCTGTTGGTGCAGGCAGTCGCGTCGGCGACACCATTTGGCGCGCCGGGCGTCGCGCTGGTCTGGGGCCAGGAAATCGCCGCGGTGTGGACGCTGGCGCTGCTCGTGGCGCTGTGGCTGCTCGATGTCGTCACGCGCGCGCCGAACGGCCGGGCGTGGCTGGTGGCCGGGCTGTGTGCCGCGCTGCTCGCGGCGCTGGTGCATGGGCTGGTGGACTTCGCCCTGCTGACGCCGGCCGGACTCGCCGTGGGCGTCCTGTGCGCGGCAGGCGCGGTGACGCTGGGAGGCGCCCGGACCGCGGCGGCCGTCCCGGTGGAGTCAGCGCGCACCTGGCGCGGACACGTGCCGTGGTTGTTGGTTGGCGGCATGACCGTGGCACACGTGCTATTTGTTGTCTGCCCAAGCGTGGCGACGGTGAGCGCCCTGAATGCGCTGGATGCAGCCTTGCGCAGTGGCCGGGCAGACGCGATCCCGGCCGCCGCGGCGCGCGCGGCCGCCGTGCCCGGCGGTGGCTCGACGGCGGCACGCAGCGCAGCGCGTGCCATGCTGCAGCTCAGTCACGCGGCGCCGCCGGAGATCGGCCGGCGGCAAGAATGGGCGCGCCAGGCGCAGGAGTATGCCCAGATTGCATGTGCGCGTAATCCGCGTGATCACACCAGCCAGGCGGTCCTGGCCGGGATCCACGAGGAACTGGGCCGGTTGTACGGCGAGTCTGGGGCGCGGCAAGGCTCGTTGGACGCCTGGTCCGAAGCCGCGGCGGCGTGGGAACGGGCCGTGTCGCTATACCCGACCAGTCCGCGACTGCGGATCTCGGCGGGCAAGGCCTGGCTCGCGGTGGGGCGGGCGACGGGGACAGCCCTCGCCGCCGAGCGCGCGCGCGGCCATTTCAGGGAGGCACTCCGCATTGATGACCTCTGGCCCTCATACGAGGTCATGCGCCTGCGCCCGGCGGAGCGGGAAGCCACGCAACGGTTACTCGACGAGCCGGGACCGGAGAGCGCCTCGGACACGCGCCCGACGACGGCCAACACGGACCCGGCGACGGAATAG